A window of Sebaldella sp. S0638 genomic DNA:
TTCCGATAAAGACGGGATTATTATTTCCACAGGCGGAGGAGTGATAAAAAGAGAAAAAAACATAGAAAATCTGAAAAAAAACGGTATTGTTATATTTCTGGACAGGGAACCGGAAGAGATAGCAAAAGAAGATCATACATTAAGACCTCTGCTTCAGGATATTGCCAATATTGAAAAGTTATATGGGGAGAGATATCATTTATATGAAGGTTATGCTGACTATATTGTAAGAAATAACACTTCTCTCGAACAGGTAATAGAAACAATAATAAAGATTATAAATGAGGTGGGAGAATGAAATTTTTAGTGGTAAACGGGCCTAATTTGAATTTTTTGGGAATACGTGAAAAGGGAGTTTATGGTTCTGAGACATATAAGGAACTCGTGGAATATATTAAGGACGTAAGCGGAAAACTTGTAGAGAGTATAGAAGTAAAACAGTCAAACAGCGAGGGGGAAATTATAGATTTCCTGCAGAAAGCTTATTATGACAAAGTAGACGGAATAATAATAAATCCCGGAGCTTATACTCATTACAGCTATGCGATTTATGACGCGCTGAAAGCTGTTTCGATTCCAGCTGTGGAGGTTCATATGAGCGATATTCACAACAGGGAAGAATTCAGAAAAACATCTGTAACTGCACCGGCATGTATAAAGCAGATATGCGGTAAAGGTAAGGAAGGGTACATTGAGGGAGTGTTATATCTGC
This region includes:
- a CDS encoding shikimate kinase: MKNIVLIGMPASGKTTISELLAEKLEMEKYDVDIYLEEKEGRLIKDIFSEFGEEYFRDLEEKYTNELSDKDGIIISTGGGVIKREKNIENLKKNGIVIFLDREPEEIAKEDHTLRPLLQDIANIEKLYGERYHLYEGYADYIVRNNTSLEQVIETIIKIINEVGE
- the aroQ gene encoding type II 3-dehydroquinate dehydratase, which translates into the protein MKFLVVNGPNLNFLGIREKGVYGSETYKELVEYIKDVSGKLVESIEVKQSNSEGEIIDFLQKAYYDKVDGIIINPGAYTHYSYAIYDALKAVSIPAVEVHMSDIHNREEFRKTSVTAPACIKQICGKGKEGYIEGVLYLLEYLK